AAGGTAAAGTTTAAATGTCTATAAAAAAAGCTATTAAGTTATCAAAAAATGACTTTAACCGAGTAGTTCTTATGGATGTCTTACCCTATGAATTACCTTTCATTTTAACCAATGAAGGTTTTTACTCACTTTTAAACAATAATTCAAAAAAAATTGATTGCTTTATTAGCAATGACTTTTTTTTAAACGAGTTGTTTTTTTCTGACAATGTAACGGAAACGCATCCATTAGATTATAAAATAACCAAAGACCAAGAAAGTGAAAGAGTTTTATCATTGATTCATCCTAAAGCACAAATTAAATTTATAAAACTGTATAAAGATTATTATCAATTTATGATCTATTCGTGCTCTAAAAGCAGTTATTCACTAAGATATCCATATGAATTATCACATCTTTATATTGAGAAAGAAAAACATATTGAAAATCAGATAGATCAATATAAAGATGAAGGGATAAATTTGGAAGATAGTGAGCCTATATATACAAGTTCTTTTTTTGAATATAAGCAGTACTCTTTTTTATATAAATTTTATGATTCATATGAATTTCATAAAATCGAAAAAAAATTTAATCATTTGTTTAAATTTGATATAGCCAAGTGTTTTTCATCCATATCCACTTTTCAGATATCTAAGTCTCTTAAAGGAGTTATTGATCATAATTCATCGAAAAATTTCCATAGTTTCGAAAAAATATTTGAAGATATCATGTTGTTTTCTAACGCCGCTAATAGTCATGGAATTGTTATTGGACCTGAATTCTCTAGAATTTTTTCTGAGATAATATTACAAAATATAGATTTTAAAATTAAATCTAAATTAGATGGATTAGGGATTTATGAAGGCCAAGACTATATTATTAAACGCTATGTAGATGACTATTTCTTATTCTATAACAATAGAGCAATAAAAAAACAGGTTCATAAAAATATTGTTGAAATGTTATCAGAAATCTCTCTTTTTTCTAATGATGCAAAAAATATAGAATACAATATCCCTTTTATTACTGGTGTAACCAGAGCTAAATCTGAAATAAACACCTTGCTTTCAATTTTTTTTGAGAGAAATTTTAATAATGAAGAGAATTCAAATAAAGAATCATTAAATTTTTATTATAAAATATCCAATAATCTAATAAGTCAAATAAAGTGCATAGTTTATGACAATAAAGTGCAATATTCTAGCATCACAGGGTATTTCTTTACTATTATAAAAAGAAATATAACAGATATATCTTCCAAGATTAAAAATTATGATCTTAAAGATATGGAAGTATTTACTAGAAAAATATTAATTATTCTAGATTTAGCTTTTTTTGTATATTCAATGGACTTTAGAGTTAGGAGTACCTATTTAATTTCTCAAATAGTTATTCTAATTAATGAGTTAACCGTCAATTTCAAAGTAATAAATGAAAAATCAATAGCTAATGATCAAGACTTTCTACTTTCCGAAATAATGGATAATAGCTACGATAGAATAAAGAAAAAGATTTATGATGAAGTTACTATTTCTTTAAAAAATGCTATAGGAAAAGAACAAGCCCGTTATATGGAATCTTTAAACTTATTAATAGCAATACGAGACATCGATCGTCAGTATAATTTACCAGAGCTTTTACTTTCCCAGATAGTTGGCATTTCACTAGATGATATAGAGGATTATGAAAAAGACGTGAATTATTTCCAGCTAATGATTACGTTGTTCTACATGTACAGAAATAAAAATAAATATCCAAAGCTTGATAAAAAAATTAAAAATATAATTATTAAAAAACTATCAGACAATCAAGTTAGTATTTTTAATAGCTCTGAATTAATACATCTCTTTTTTGATAGTTTATCATGCCCCATCATAAGTGAAACAGATAAAAAAGCTATATTTAATGTTATATATCAAAGGAATAAAGATAAGATTAAAGATCCATCTGAACTATTCAATTATATTACCAAAAATAAATGGTTTATTGATTGGGATATTAAAACTATTGATGCCATCAAAAAATTATTGATGAAAAAAGAATTGAGACAGGCATATGGAAATTAATGTACACTATCAATGTTCTAGTATAAAAATACTGGAAGCACTCGTTGCTTCTTGATGAGGTTCAGTCCTTACACACGAAATAACATTGTATTGGAACAAAAGCACGAATATTATTCGTGCTTTTACTTCTTTGTAGTCAACGTAAACTTACCCCAAAACGGCACAAGCCAAAATTAGAGATTTCTGTCATTATTACTTAGATGGGGAAAATTATGAAATAATCAAAATTCACAGAAATACAAATTGTGAGCATTTTAAAGTTGACAGAAAAGGGAGCTAAAGTTACCGATATTTGCTGAGAATACGGTATTATAGTAGTGCTCTACTTATTTTCAGTTGAAATTAAATGTGGAGGCTTAGAAGCCTCTGATTTAAAATGTTTACGGGAAGTTGAGACTGAAAATGTTAAACTTAAAAAGATGTATGCTGAGTTAGCACTAGAAAATGCAGCAATTAAGGATTTATTGGGAAAGCTTTAACGCTGGAACGACTTCGAGAAGCAACTCAGCATTTGGTCTTTCGAGGATTACTATCGATAGCTAAAGCATGTCGAGTGATAGGTCTGTCTCGTCGCAGTTGGTATCGGCCTGATCCTAGCCAAAATCGTTTAGATCGCGATCAGCCTATAGTCGATGTTCTTAATGCAATTATTCAGAACCCACGCGATCTCACTGGGGATTTTGGAAGTGTTTTTATCGATTGAGACTCGATGGCAATTTATGGAACTTTAAACGTGTATGGCATATTTATTGTGCTATGAATTTAAATAAAAAAAGATGCACTAAAAAACGATTACCTGCGTAAGCTTACCTCTAAAAACATATACTATTCTGATAAATATTCTATTTTTAGATGCGATTTGCATTTAAGTATACTGTGTAAGGTCTTCTGCACATATAAGAATATCTTCTGGAAATCCTATTTGTACATAATTTAGGTTTTCTGAAAATAAAAAATTTGTATGTAATTCTGTAAGAACTAAATCCTTACTTAAATCAAGGATATCTTCTATAAAATATAAAATTCCACTAAAATAATTCTCAGGACGGTTTTCAAGTATAGAATTAATAATATTAATTAAGC
The nucleotide sequence above comes from Ignatzschineria rhizosphaerae. Encoded proteins:
- the drt3b gene encoding antiviral reverse transcriptase Drt3b, coding for MSIKKAIKLSKNDFNRVVLMDVLPYELPFILTNEGFYSLLNNNSKKIDCFISNDFFLNELFFSDNVTETHPLDYKITKDQESERVLSLIHPKAQIKFIKLYKDYYQFMIYSCSKSSYSLRYPYELSHLYIEKEKHIENQIDQYKDEGINLEDSEPIYTSSFFEYKQYSFLYKFYDSYEFHKIEKKFNHLFKFDIAKCFSSISTFQISKSLKGVIDHNSSKNFHSFEKIFEDIMLFSNAANSHGIVIGPEFSRIFSEIILQNIDFKIKSKLDGLGIYEGQDYIIKRYVDDYFLFYNNRAIKKQVHKNIVEMLSEISLFSNDAKNIEYNIPFITGVTRAKSEINTLLSIFFERNFNNEENSNKESLNFYYKISNNLISQIKCIVYDNKVQYSSITGYFFTIIKRNITDISSKIKNYDLKDMEVFTRKILIILDLAFFVYSMDFRVRSTYLISQIVILINELTVNFKVINEKSIANDQDFLLSEIMDNSYDRIKKKIYDEVTISLKNAIGKEQARYMESLNLLIAIRDIDRQYNLPELLLSQIVGISLDDIEDYEKDVNYFQLMITLFYMYRNKNKYPKLDKKIKNIIIKKLSDNQVSIFNSSELIHLFFDSLSCPIISETDKKAIFNVIYQRNKDKIKDPSELFNYITKNKWFIDWDIKTIDAIKKLLMKKELRQAYGN